One genomic region from Microcystis panniformis FACHB-1757 encodes:
- a CDS encoding TVP38/TMEM64 family protein: MIISQSSNWKKLVICRYLPLLIAFSGTFLLTTPPAFALESSASTGFNPQTILFNALTWVDSLGSVGAIAFIIIYILATVAFFPGSILTFGAGVVFGLVLGSFYVFIGATIGSAAAFLVGRYLARGWVAEKIQGNNKFQAIDEAVGKEGLKIVLLTRLSPIFPFNLLNYAYGVTGVSLKDYLLGSAGMIPGTIMYVYIGSLAGSLATIGTSTPATNPALQWTIRLIGFIATVALTLYVTKIARQALASVISE; the protein is encoded by the coding sequence ATGATTATTTCCCAGTCCAGCAACTGGAAAAAGCTGGTTATTTGCCGTTATTTGCCGCTGCTAATCGCCTTTAGCGGCACTTTTCTCCTGACTACTCCCCCCGCTTTTGCCCTCGAATCCAGTGCCTCCACCGGTTTTAATCCTCAAACTATTCTTTTCAATGCCTTAACTTGGGTGGATAGTTTGGGGTCTGTGGGAGCGATCGCGTTTATAATTATCTATATTCTAGCTACTGTGGCCTTTTTTCCCGGTTCAATCCTGACTTTCGGGGCTGGTGTGGTTTTTGGCCTGGTTTTAGGCTCTTTTTACGTCTTTATCGGGGCAACTATCGGCTCCGCTGCCGCTTTTCTGGTGGGACGTTATTTGGCTAGGGGTTGGGTGGCGGAAAAAATTCAAGGTAATAATAAATTTCAAGCTATCGATGAAGCTGTGGGGAAAGAAGGCCTAAAAATAGTGCTTTTAACCCGGTTATCTCCCATATTTCCTTTTAATCTGCTCAATTATGCCTATGGTGTCACCGGGGTTTCCCTGAAAGACTATCTACTAGGTTCCGCAGGCATGATTCCGGGGACGATAATGTATGTCTATATTGGCTCTTTAGCGGGCAGTCTTGCCACTATCGGCACCTCAACACCAGCCACTAACCCAGCTTTACAATGGACTATTCGCCTGATCGGTTTTATCGCTACCGTTGCTCTCACCCTCTACGTCACAAAAATTGCCCGTCAGGCCCTGGCATCAGTTATCAGTGAATAG
- a CDS encoding cytochrome P450, translating to MKIIPKVKAPTFLQMAQWIINPVAFMENAARKHGDIFSTKVGLTVDNFIFVSSPAALQQVLTNDRKKFSAPGEANRIIAPIIGDYSVVMLDGDIHKKRRQLLLPPFHGERMRFYGDLIRDITLRVMAELPQNQPFKARSATTAIALQVIMEAVFGISQGERYQTLKKILAEMLDIFNSPVMASLLFFPILRADLGAWSPWGKYQRSQEKIDDIIYTEIAERKANPNPNRTDILSLLMSAQDEEGNPMSDKELRDELMTLLFAGHETTATAMSWALYWTHRYPEIQAKILQEIATLGDNPNPIDITRLPYLSAVCSETLRIHPVAMLTFPRAVEEPVELDGYPLEKGTILMGCIYLAHHREQTFPDSHTFKPERFLEKQFTPYEYMPFGGGARRCIGEVLAIYEMKIAIATILANYQLTLVNNTPEKPSRRGVTLAPSRGVPMVLKGRREPLVTARMLAEIS from the coding sequence ATGAAAATCATCCCCAAGGTCAAGGCCCCTACCTTCCTGCAAATGGCACAATGGATCATTAATCCTGTAGCTTTTATGGAAAATGCCGCCCGCAAGCATGGCGATATTTTTAGCACAAAAGTGGGTTTAACTGTAGATAATTTTATCTTTGTCAGTAGTCCTGCGGCCCTACAACAGGTTTTAACTAATGACCGTAAAAAATTTTCGGCACCGGGGGAAGCCAATCGGATTATTGCCCCGATTATTGGTGATTATTCCGTCGTCATGTTAGACGGAGACATCCACAAAAAACGCCGTCAGCTTTTATTGCCACCTTTTCACGGGGAAAGAATGCGTTTCTACGGCGATTTAATCCGCGATATTACCCTGAGAGTAATGGCAGAATTGCCCCAAAATCAACCTTTTAAAGCCCGTTCAGCGACCACAGCGATTGCTTTACAAGTAATTATGGAGGCAGTTTTTGGAATTAGTCAAGGGGAACGTTATCAAACCCTGAAAAAAATTCTGGCTGAAATGCTCGATATATTTAACTCTCCGGTGATGGCTTCTTTGCTATTTTTCCCAATTTTGCGGGCTGATTTGGGTGCTTGGAGTCCCTGGGGAAAATACCAGCGTTCCCAAGAAAAAATTGATGATATTATCTATACAGAAATTGCCGAAAGAAAAGCTAATCCTAACCCCAATCGCACCGATATTTTATCACTACTGATGTCCGCCCAGGATGAAGAAGGCAACCCAATGAGCGATAAGGAATTGCGCGATGAATTAATGACCTTATTATTCGCAGGTCATGAAACCACAGCCACCGCTATGTCTTGGGCGCTCTACTGGACTCATCGCTATCCAGAAATTCAAGCAAAAATTCTGCAAGAAATAGCCACTTTAGGAGATAATCCTAACCCCATTGACATAACTCGATTACCCTATCTTTCGGCGGTTTGTTCGGAAACTTTACGCATTCATCCCGTGGCAATGTTAACTTTTCCGCGAGCAGTGGAAGAACCAGTAGAATTAGATGGTTATCCTTTAGAAAAAGGGACAATTCTTATGGGTTGTATTTATCTAGCTCACCACCGCGAGCAAACTTTCCCCGATTCCCATACTTTTAAACCGGAACGCTTTTTAGAAAAACAATTCACCCCCTACGAATATATGCCTTTTGGTGGTGGAGCGCGTCGTTGTATCGGGGAAGTTTTAGCTATCTACGAGATGAAAATCGCTATCGCCACAATTTTGGCTAATTATCAGTTAACTCTAGTTAATAATACCCCCGAAAAACCCAGTCGTCGCGGTGTCACCCTTGCTCCCTCGCGAGGAGTTCCCATGGTCTTAAAAGGACGACGGGAACCTCTGGTTACTGCCCGGATGCTCGCCGAAATTTCTTAA
- the msrP gene encoding protein-methionine-sulfoxide reductase catalytic subunit MsrP yields the protein MVLIRLAKSWQISENEVTSESVYFNRRRFLQGLIGTGIAGSSLLLTACGKSSSSEALEKSLQLPKIEGFSKNPQFLTVNRPIAAETVAGRYNNFYEFGGGKNIWLKAQKLPTNPWTVEVGGLVKNPQTYDIDTIKKTFPLEERIYRFRCVEAWSMVLPWLGFPMSALIAAVEPKPEAKFVRFTSFYDPEITQGPGLHLGALPWPYTEGLRIEEMANELAFFAVGIFGHDLPKQQGAPLRMVIPWKYGFKGAKSIVKIEFTAKQPATYWNTIDAHEYDFEANVNPSKPHPRWSQATEKFIGSRSDLSWEIIETLPYNGYGEYVASLYS from the coding sequence ATGGTCTTAATTCGTTTAGCTAAATCTTGGCAAATTTCCGAAAATGAAGTTACTTCCGAAAGTGTTTATTTTAACCGTCGTCGCTTTTTACAGGGGTTAATCGGGACAGGAATTGCGGGGAGTTCCCTATTATTAACTGCTTGTGGTAAATCCTCCTCCTCGGAAGCTTTAGAAAAAAGTTTACAATTACCTAAAATTGAAGGGTTCAGCAAGAATCCGCAGTTTTTAACGGTAAATCGCCCCATAGCTGCCGAAACTGTAGCGGGGAGATATAACAATTTTTATGAGTTCGGAGGGGGGAAAAATATCTGGTTAAAAGCGCAGAAATTACCGACGAATCCCTGGACGGTAGAAGTGGGAGGATTGGTAAAAAATCCCCAGACCTACGATATAGATACTATTAAAAAAACCTTTCCTCTCGAAGAAAGAATCTATCGTTTTCGTTGTGTGGAAGCTTGGTCAATGGTCTTACCTTGGCTGGGGTTTCCGATGAGTGCTTTAATCGCGGCAGTGGAACCAAAACCAGAAGCTAAATTCGTCCGTTTCACCTCCTTTTATGATCCCGAAATTACCCAGGGGCCAGGATTACATTTAGGAGCCTTACCCTGGCCTTATACAGAAGGTTTAAGAATTGAAGAAATGGCCAACGAATTAGCTTTCTTTGCCGTGGGAATTTTCGGGCATGATTTACCAAAACAACAGGGCGCACCCTTGCGAATGGTTATTCCTTGGAAATACGGTTTTAAAGGAGCAAAATCAATAGTAAAAATTGAATTTACCGCCAAACAACCCGCCACCTACTGGAACACAATTGACGCTCACGAATACGATTTTGAGGCTAATGTCAACCCCAGTAAACCCCATCCCCGTTGGTCGCAAGCAACGGAGAAATTTATCGGCAGTAGAAGTGATTTATCTTGGGAAATTATCGAAACTCTGCCCTATAATGGCTACGGTGAATATGTGGCTAGTTTATATAGTTAA
- a CDS encoding DUF29 domain-containing protein, with protein sequence MDNKTLYEQDFYLWIRTTINQLQARQFERVDLDNLLEELASMGRSEKRKIENLLIQLLVHLLKLTYWTGERARNEGHWKGEIRNFRRQIIKEVKDSPSLKPYLLEIFEECYQFARKDASDRSQLPLDTFPAIPLGSLEQILDQDWFPSNNHE encoded by the coding sequence ATGGACAATAAAACTCTGTACGAACAAGACTTTTATCTCTGGATTAGAACTACTATTAATCAACTGCAAGCGAGACAGTTTGAGCGGGTAGATTTAGATAATTTACTGGAGGAATTAGCAAGTATGGGAAGGAGTGAAAAGCGCAAAATCGAAAATCTTTTGATTCAATTGCTGGTACATTTGCTGAAACTAACTTACTGGACAGGAGAAAGAGCAAGAAATGAGGGTCACTGGAAAGGGGAAATTAGAAACTTTCGCCGACAAATAATCAAAGAAGTTAAAGATAGCCCTAGTCTCAAACCCTATCTTTTGGAAATCTTTGAGGAATGCTATCAATTTGCTAGAAAAGATGCTAGTGATCGCTCTCAATTACCCCTCGATACTTTCCCCGCTATTCCCCTTGGTTCCCTTGAACAAATTCTCGATCAAGATTGGTTTCCCAGTAATAACCATGAGTAA
- a CDS encoding DUF29 domain-containing protein — MDNKNLYEQDFYLWIITTINQLQARQFERVDLDNLLEELASMGRSEKRKIENLLIQLLVHLLKLTYWTGERARNEGHWKGEIINFRRQIIEEIKDSPSLKPYILEIFEECYQFARKEAQVRTQLPLDTFPAIPLGSLEQILDEDWFPTNNHE; from the coding sequence ATGGACAATAAAAACCTGTACGAACAAGACTTTTATCTCTGGATTATAACTACTATTAATCAACTGCAAGCGAGACAGTTTGAGCGGGTAGATTTAGATAATTTACTGGAGGAATTAGCAAGTATGGGAAGGAGTGAAAAACGCAAAATCGAAAATCTTTTGATTCAATTGCTGGTACATTTGCTGAAACTAACTTACTGGACAGGAGAAAGAGCAAGAAATGAGGGTCACTGGAAAGGGGAAATTATCAACTTTCGCCGACAAATAATCGAAGAAATTAAAGATAGCCCTAGTTTAAAACCCTATATTCTCGAAATCTTTGAGGAATGCTATCAATTTGCTAGAAAAGAGGCTCAAGTTAGAACTCAATTACCCCTCGATACTTTCCCCGCTATTCCTCTTGGTTCCCTTGAACAAATTCTCGATGAAGATTGGTTTCCCACTAATAACCACGAGTAA
- a CDS encoding DUF29 domain-containing protein translates to MDNKTMYEEDFYLWIRTTINQLQARQFERVDLENLLEELASMGRSEKRTIKSLLTRLLEHLLKLKYWAAERERNAGHWKGEIRTFRLDILDELKDSPSLKPYLLEIFDECYLSARKNASDRSQLPLDTFPVIPIGSLEQILDEDWFPAGDNLEI, encoded by the coding sequence ATGGATAATAAAACCATGTACGAAGAAGACTTTTATCTCTGGATTAGAACTACTATTAATCAACTGCAAGCGAGACAGTTTGAGCGGGTAGATTTAGAGAATTTACTAGAGGAGTTAGCAAGTATGGGAAGGAGTGAAAAGCGCACAATTAAAAGTCTGTTAACCCGATTATTAGAACATTTACTTAAGCTCAAATATTGGGCGGCAGAAAGAGAGAGAAACGCAGGTCACTGGAAGGGAGAGATTAGAACTTTTCGTCTCGATATATTAGATGAACTTAAAGATAGTCCTAGTCTGAAACCTTATCTTTTGGAAATTTTTGATGAATGTTATCTTTCAGCCAGAAAAAATGCCAGTGACCGCTCTCAATTACCCCTCGATACTTTCCCCGTTATTCCCATTGGTTCCCTTGAACAAATTCTCGATGAAGATTGGTTTCCTGCGGGCGATAATCTGGAAATATAG
- a CDS encoding DUF433 domain-containing protein, which yields MTLASNGKTDIIRTERGLTIAGTRITLYDVMDYVTAQYPPKFIQGLFDLTEEQINAALAYIEAHRADVEAEYQQVLKEAEELRQYYEEQNRERVARIAAQPPKPGSEAAWEKLRVAKAKRESKV from the coding sequence ATGACGCTCGCATCTAATGGAAAAACTGATATCATTCGTACAGAGCGAGGACTGACAATCGCAGGAACCCGCATCACCCTCTATGATGTAATGGATTATGTGACTGCTCAATATCCACCTAAGTTCATTCAGGGATTATTTGATCTGACGGAAGAGCAAATTAACGCTGCCCTGGCTTATATTGAGGCTCATCGTGCGGATGTGGAAGCTGAGTACCAGCAAGTTCTCAAAGAAGCTGAAGAACTCCGACAATATTATGAAGAGCAAAATCGTGAGCGAGTTGCCCGTATTGCTGCGCAACCACCTAAGCCAGGCTCCGAGGCTGCTTGGGAAAAGCTTCGAGTGGCTAAGGCAAAGCGTGAGTCGAAAGTATGA
- a CDS encoding ParE family toxin-like protein has protein sequence MKSELNPDFVGLFQQLPDRVKRTARKNYKLWKDNPSHPSLEFKEVNQEDQIWSIRVGIGWRALGRIKSKNVIVWFWIGSHAEYDKLLKKL, from the coding sequence ATGAAGTCGGAACTAAATCCAGATTTCGTCGGCTTATTTCAACAGCTACCAGACAGAGTGAAAAGAACAGCCAGAAAAAATTACAAGTTATGGAAAGATAACCCAAGTCATCCAAGCTTAGAATTTAAGGAGGTCAATCAAGAAGACCAGATCTGGTCAATCAGAGTCGGTATAGGTTGGAGAGCGCTAGGAAGAATCAAGAGTAAGAATGTAATTGTTTGGTTTTGGATAGGCTCTCACGCAGAGTATGACAAATTGTTAAAGAAGTTGTGA
- a CDS encoding SH3 domain-containing protein yields MRSNSFMMVPLSLLAWMVISQPVKAERVCQVTDPTGTPLNVRDRPNGQVVNALRNGREVYIHETAYDRQGRPWVLVGGYYKGVYRTWGWVFREFVSCYNR; encoded by the coding sequence ATGCGAAGTAATAGTTTTATGATGGTTCCATTATCTCTTTTGGCTTGGATGGTGATCAGTCAACCAGTAAAAGCAGAAAGAGTTTGTCAAGTAACAGACCCTACTGGTACTCCTCTTAACGTTCGTGACAGACCAAATGGACAAGTAGTTAATGCCTTGCGTAATGGTAGAGAAGTCTACATACATGAGACAGCTTATGACCGGCAAGGTCGTCCTTGGGTTTTAGTAGGTGGTTATTACAAAGGTGTCTACAGAACTTGGGGCTGGGTCTTTAGGGAATTCGTGAGTTGTTATAATCGATGA
- a CDS encoding DUF433 domain-containing protein: MKLDRITSNPNRMNGQPCIRNLRLTVRRVIELLATYPERAELHQEFPELEDEDIRQALIFASSYLDDRIIELPNRYEAVA, translated from the coding sequence ATGAAACTAGATCGTATTACGAGCAATCCAAACCGTATGAATGGGCAACCCTGCATCCGTAATCTTCGCCTTACGGTTCGTCGAGTGATTGAGCTACTGGCAACTTATCCCGAGCGAGCAGAATTACATCAAGAGTTTCCGGAACTGGAGGATGAAGATATTCGACAAGCCCTAATTTTTGCATCTTCTTACTTGGATGATCGCATCATTGAACTTCCTAATCGCTATGAAGCTGTTGCTTGA
- a CDS encoding IS1 family transposase (programmed frameshift) yields MQCPECKSTHIRKNGINKQGKQNHICVTCGRQFIDNYEKQKGYDEKTKRECLTAYVNGMGFRGIERLKGVHHTTVINWVKSVGELLPVAYDPETIPEVGELDELETFVGSKKTKFWVWTAVDHFKKGILGWVIGDHSSETFRPLWELVKSWGCYFYVSDGWSVYPCFIAEGDHIISKTYMTRVEGENTRLRHYLARLHRKTLCYSKSTEMLGYSIRLLIHYLKFQEVPIPY; encoded by the exons ATGCAATGCCCTGAATGTAAATCTACCCATATCCGTAAAAATGGCATCAATAAACAAGGTAAACAAAATCATATTTGTGTAACCTGTGGCCGTCAATTTATTGATAACTATGAAAAACAGAAAGGCTATGACGAAAAAACGAAGCGAGAATGCCTAACTGCCTATGTTAATGGGATGGGATTTAGAGGAATAGAAAGGCTAAAGGGAGTTCATCATACGACCGTAATTAATTGGGTAAAATCTGTGGGAGAATTATTGCCAGTCGCCTATGACCCAGAAACAATTCCTGAAGTAGGGGAACTGGATGAATTGGAAACCTTTGTTGGCTCAAAAAAAACAAAAT TCTGGGTGTGGACAGCCGTTGACCACTTTAAAAAAGGAATTTTAGGTTGGGTAATCGGAGATCATAGTAGCGAAACGTTTCGCCCATTATGGGAATTAGTTAAGTCTTGGGGATGCTATTTTTATGTGAGTGATGGATGGTCAGTTTATCCATGTTTTATAGCAGAGGGCGACCATATAATTAGTAAGACTTATATGACCAGAGTAGAGGGTGAGAACACACGTTTAAGACATTATCTAGCCCGATTGCATCGCAAAACACTCTGCTATTCTAAGTCTACAGAAATGTTAGGATACTCTATTCGTTTATTAATTCATTATCTGAAGTTTCAAGAAGTGCCTATTCCTTACTGA
- a CDS encoding DUF1294 domain-containing protein: MHISEVKDATRRPQENDTIYYHCIVDSDGKVRAYNAFILGARNKSEPSSSRTKPSDAIISSFPIVEVVLLPLLPLFGAIHFTWTTRNPIPLILYPVMSLVTYALYADDKSRAKRKDWRTSEQTLHLCELAGGWLGGFIAQRILRHKGQKKSYQVTFWAIVIIHYVVWLFWLFSGGTL, encoded by the coding sequence TTGCATATTTCTGAAGTTAAAGATGCAACCCGTCGTCCACAAGAAAACGACACGATTTATTACCACTGCATAGTTGACTCAGATGGCAAAGTTCGAGCTTACAACGCATTTATTCTGGGAGCAAGAAACAAGTCAGAACCTTCAAGTAGTCGAACTAAACCCTCTGATGCCATCATTTCAAGCTTTCCGATAGTTGAGGTAGTTCTGTTGCCGCTTCTGCCTTTGTTTGGAGCTATTCATTTTACATGGACGACACGCAATCCCATTCCACTGATTCTTTATCCCGTAATGAGTTTAGTGACTTACGCTCTATACGCAGATGATAAATCTCGTGCTAAACGAAAGGATTGGCGAACTTCTGAACAAACGCTACATCTGTGTGAACTTGCAGGTGGATGGTTGGGCGGGTTTATTGCCCAGCGAATATTGCGCCATAAAGGTCAGAAAAAGTCTTATCAAGTCACTTTTTGGGCGATCGTGATCATTCATTATGTTGTATGGCTGTTTTGGCTGTTTTCGGGAGGAACGCTATGA
- the isiD gene encoding protein IsiD: MTVISFTDQDIAKYTAADIASLAERLEKDEYSNPFEALRDWHLLRAIAFQRQELAEPYLYLLDLEAYDEA, from the coding sequence ATGACAGTTATAAGCTTCACTGATCAAGATATTGCCAAATATACCGCCGCTGATATTGCTTCTTTAGCCGAACGACTAGAAAAAGATGAGTATAGCAACCCCTTCGAGGCTTTGCGGGATTGGCATCTGTTGCGAGCGATCGCTTTTCAACGGCAGGAATTAGCCGAACCTTATCTTTATCTGTTGGATCTAGAAGCCTACGATGAGGCTTAA
- a CDS encoding SDR family NAD(P)-dependent oxidoreductase, giving the protein MKTALITGASTGIGVVFARQLAQRQVELILVARSRDKLEQLAAELGEQYGVKVTVIVQDLTVAGAGKLVYDTVNQKGINVDLLVNNAGFGDYGAFSEQDLARQLEMIQLNNLVLVELSHYFLRPMLAGAGGAIINVASIAGFQPLPYLSVYAATKAFVLSFSESLWAENKDKGVEILALCPGPTESNFFEVARFPSAFMGKNRRLDSAEVVVQEALTALANKRPNVVAGKLANKIIVNLPRFLPRSWILSLIEKQFKL; this is encoded by the coding sequence ATGAAAACAGCCCTCATTACTGGCGCTTCCACCGGTATCGGTGTCGTCTTTGCTCGTCAACTTGCTCAACGGCAAGTGGAGCTAATTTTAGTCGCTAGATCTAGGGATAAACTAGAACAATTAGCAGCGGAATTGGGGGAACAATACGGGGTAAAAGTGACAGTTATCGTTCAAGATCTGACCGTTGCCGGGGCGGGAAAGCTGGTATATGATACGGTGAACCAAAAAGGAATCAACGTTGATTTACTGGTCAATAATGCCGGTTTTGGTGATTATGGGGCTTTTAGCGAACAGGATTTAGCCCGACAGTTAGAAATGATCCAGTTAAATAATCTGGTACTGGTGGAATTAAGCCACTATTTTCTTCGTCCGATGCTTGCTGGTGCTGGGGGGGCAATTATCAATGTTGCTTCCATTGCCGGGTTTCAACCGCTGCCCTATCTTTCCGTTTATGCGGCGACAAAAGCTTTTGTCCTCAGTTTTAGCGAGTCTCTCTGGGCAGAAAATAAAGACAAAGGCGTTGAAATCCTCGCTCTTTGCCCCGGTCCGACGGAATCTAATTTTTTTGAGGTGGCCCGATTTCCCAGTGCCTTTATGGGCAAAAACCGCCGGTTAGATTCGGCGGAAGTGGTGGTACAAGAGGCTTTAACTGCCTTGGCAAACAAACGCCCCAACGTGGTAGCTGGTAAATTGGCTAATAAAATTATCGTCAATCTGCCCCGTTTTTTGCCCAGAAGTTGGATCCTGTCTTTGATAGAAAAGCAATTCAAGCTATAA
- a CDS encoding helix-hairpin-helix domain-containing protein, with protein sequence MSNLSPRPPESSEWIWLSLVPVFGGLAIANAGKKTNNQSWLSVGIALTIISLIFLTQESFIVIWFAQIGLGLYIRQQLNSHPIASGNRTNSRQSSSPLEKIDINSCSTNDLVYKLGLPIVYANDIVSVRNEGHIFTHLEELHFLAGLPENYLKKLEPLVIFAYDIRQEVDVSWRCLNYYSVAELVNLGLDFSVADKIVAEREKNGVYRSAIEVRNRTGIPLKSYQQLL encoded by the coding sequence ATGTCTAATCTCTCTCCTCGCCCTCCCGAATCTTCCGAGTGGATCTGGCTATCTTTAGTCCCAGTTTTCGGGGGACTTGCCATTGCTAATGCTGGCAAAAAAACTAATAACCAAAGTTGGTTATCCGTCGGCATTGCCTTGACAATTATCTCCCTTATTTTCCTTACACAAGAGTCTTTTATCGTAATTTGGTTTGCCCAAATCGGACTGGGTTTATACATCCGTCAACAGCTTAATTCCCATCCAATAGCTTCGGGAAATAGAACCAATTCCAGACAGTCATCCTCTCCTCTCGAAAAAATTGATATTAACAGCTGTTCCACCAACGATCTGGTTTATAAATTAGGGTTGCCGATTGTCTATGCCAATGATATCGTTTCTGTCCGTAACGAAGGACATATTTTTACCCATTTAGAAGAATTACACTTCCTAGCTGGTTTACCAGAAAATTATCTCAAAAAATTAGAACCTTTGGTTATCTTTGCCTACGATATTCGCCAAGAAGTTGACGTTTCTTGGCGTTGTTTAAACTACTACTCCGTTGCGGAATTAGTCAATCTCGGTCTTGACTTTTCCGTGGCTGATAAAATTGTCGCCGAAAGAGAAAAAAACGGTGTCTATCGTTCGGCCATCGAAGTAAGAAACCGGACAGGTATTCCCTTAAAATCCTATCAGCAATTGCTCTAA
- a CDS encoding NINE protein — MRNRTIAALLAFFLGYLGIHKFYLGENLAGIFYLLFFWTFIPGIIAFFEFIGLIIMSDQAFDAKYNPNYLPSSRERGLPESAQQKTATLLQLKKLYDQGIITAEEYEEKRRKYLDSL; from the coding sequence ATGAGAAATAGAACTATAGCGGCTTTACTAGCCTTTTTTCTTGGTTATCTTGGCATCCATAAGTTTTATCTAGGGGAGAATTTGGCAGGTATTTTTTATCTACTTTTCTTCTGGACTTTTATCCCCGGCATCATTGCTTTTTTTGAATTTATTGGTTTAATCATCATGTCAGATCAAGCTTTTGATGCTAAATATAATCCTAACTATCTCCCCAGCAGTAGAGAGCGAGGACTGCCAGAATCAGCCCAGCAAAAAACCGCTACTTTACTCCAGCTTAAAAAACTTTACGATCAGGGAATTATTACTGCTGAAGAATACGAAGAAAAACGCAGAAAATATTTAGATTCTCTTTAA
- a CDS encoding DUF2470 domain-containing protein, which produces MSETITPVISDRICKHMNKDHGDAVLFYAQVYGNITDAETAQMLSIDPEGMDLAIEKLGESQTIRIPFERTLESAKDAHNILVEMLKVNQTNF; this is translated from the coding sequence ATGTCTGAAACTATCACTCCCGTCATTAGCGATCGCATCTGTAAACACATGAATAAAGATCACGGTGATGCCGTGCTTTTCTACGCTCAAGTTTACGGTAATATTACCGATGCAGAAACCGCTCAAATGCTCTCCATCGATCCCGAAGGCATGGATTTAGCCATAGAAAAATTAGGGGAGAGTCAAACAATTAGAATACCTTTTGAGCGCACCCTAGAATCAGCCAAGGATGCCCATAATATTCTGGTTGAGATGCTAAAAGTTAATCAAACCAACTTTTGA
- a CDS encoding precorrin-6A/cobalt-precorrin-6A reductase — protein MGQLEQCTIKDFCQENNIKLIIDTCHPHAQIIWQLAINYATLANIPPIGLDLELAFICPHLIIDFFPEHYV, from the coding sequence GTGGGACAATTAGAGCAATGCACAATTAAGGATTTTTGTCAAGAAAATAATATTAAACTTATTATTGATACCTGCCATCCTCACGCCCAAATTATCTGGCAATTAGCGATTAATTACGCTACCCTAGCTAATATCCCCCCCATTGGCCTCGATTTAGAACTGGCTTTTATCTGTCCCCACCTTATCATCGATTTTTTTCCAGAACATTATGTCTGA